The proteins below come from a single Microtus pennsylvanicus isolate mMicPen1 chromosome 13, mMicPen1.hap1, whole genome shotgun sequence genomic window:
- the LOC142833659 gene encoding succinyl-CoA:3-ketoacid coenzyme A transferase 2A, mitochondrial codes for MAALRLLAWALPRGVSICRPPPALPHRLVLRFASDRYGRVHFYTDPVKAVEGVKDGSTVMLGGFGLCGIPENLIGALKTKGVKDLKIVSSNVGVEDFGLGILLASKQVRRVVCSYLGENALCEKLYLAGELDLEMTPQGTLAERIRAGGAGVPAFYTPTGYGTLVQEGGAPIRYAPDGHLVTLSQPREVREFNGRHYLLEHAIRADFALVKGWKADRSGNVIFRGSARNFNVPMCKAADISVVEVEEIVDVGTFRPEDIHIPNIYVDRVIKGPKYEKRIERVITRDSQPAAPSKQQDSIRTRIIKRAALEFEDGMYANLGIGIPVLASNFISPKMKVYLHSENGILGLGQYPLKNEVDADIINAGKQTVTVIPEGCFFASDDSFAMIRGGHIQLTMLGAMQVSKYGDLANWMVPGKKVKGMGGAMDLVSGNTKVVVTMEHCTKTKEPKILDKCTMPLTGKRCVDLIITEKAVFKVDPKKGLTLVELWEGTSMDDLKATTACSFKVCPNLKPMQQIKPDA; via the coding sequence ATGGCGGCACTGAGGCTTTTGGCGTGGGCACTCCCGCGCGGGGTCTCCATCTGCCGCCCACCGCCCGCGCTGCCCCACCGCCTTGTCCTCCGCTTTGCTAGCGACCGCTACGGACGGGTCCACTTCTACACGGACCCTGTGAAGGCGGTGGAGGGCGTCAAGGATGGGTCGACCGTCATGCTAGGAGGCTTCGGACTCTGTGGCATCCCCGAGAACCTGATCGGCGCGCTGAAGACAAAGGGCGTGAAGGACCTGAAGATCGTCAGCAGCAACGTGGGCGTGGAGGACTTCGGCCTGGGCATCTTGCTGGCCTCCAAGCAGGTCAGGCGCGTGGTGTGTTCGTACCTGGGGGAGAACGCACTGTGCGAGAAGTTGTACCTGGCAGGCGAGCTGGACCTGGAGATGACGCCGCAGGGCACCCTGGCCGAGCGCATCCGCGCAGGAGGCGCGGGCGTGCCCGCTTTCTACACGCCTACGGGCTACGGTACGCTGGTGCAGGAAGGGGGCGCCCCGATCCGGTACGCGCCAGATGGCCACCTGGTCACCCTGAGCCAGCCGCGGGAGGTGCGCGAGTTCAATGGACGCCACTACCTGCTGGAGCATGCCATCCGCGCCGACTTCGCCCTGGTCAAGGGCTGGAAAGCCGACCGTTCTGGCAACGTGATCTTCCGGGGCAGCGCGCGTAACTTCAACGTGCCCATGTGCAAGGCCGCGGACATCtctgtggtggaggtggaggagatcGTGGACGTGGGCACTTTCCGCCCAGAGGACATCCACATCCCCAACATCTACGTGGACCGTGTGATCAAGGGACCGAAGTACGAGAAGCGCATCGAGCGTGTGATCACGCGCGACAGCCAGCCCGCAGCCCCGAGCAAGCAACAGGACTCCATCAGGACACGCATTATCAAGCGCGCGGCTCTCGAGTTCGAGGATGGCATGTATGCCAATCTGGGCATCGGGATCCCTGTCTTGGCCAGCAACTTCATCAGCCCCAAGATGAAAGTCTACCTTCATAGTGAAAACGGGATCCTGGGCTTGGGCCAGTATCCCTTGAAAAATGAAGTGGATGCCGACATCATCAACGCGGGCAAGCAGACGGTGACCGTGATCCCCGAGGGCTGTTTCTTCGCCAGCGATGACTCTTTTGCCATGATCCGCGGAGGACACATCCAACTGACCATGCTCGGTGCCATGCAGGTTTCCAAATACGGTGACCTGGCCAACTGGATGGTGCCAGGCAAGAAAGTGAAGGGCATGGGCGGAGCCATGGACTTGGTGTCAGGTAACACCAAAGTGGTGGTCACCATGGAACACTGCACCAAGACAAAGGAACCCAAGATCTTGGACAAATGCACCATGCCGCTGACGGGCAAACGCTGCGTGGACCTCATCATCACCGAGAAGGCCGTGTTTAAGGTGGACCCAAAGAAGGGGCTGACACTGGTGGAGCTGTGGGAGGGCACGTCAATGGATGACCTCAAGGCCACCACAGCCTGCTCCTTTAAGGTGTGCCCCAACCTCAAGCCCATGCAGCAGATCAAACCTGATGCTTGA